The Bradysia coprophila strain Holo2 unplaced genomic scaffold, BU_Bcop_v1 contig_732, whole genome shotgun sequence genome has a window encoding:
- the LOC119084352 gene encoding vitellogenin-3-like encodes MQWFRSLLIIVLIGLVSVDGAWKQNQEYNYNVYTKTLSASKDETWHGVIFRARLTIRPESDELLIGKFSRPQYAKLQTSTRRADSDVNDLHYNDLPMEQPFNIVLKNGVVKALLVNRRLNEDQVNQLKFVVKSVMNQLRLDRSAPYQMDGDNAAYNVNEETMFGNCATVYEISPLPHYLAQSSRDLVPLLRLQNQEQYIDVVKSRDYTKCFQRRDSERLPISNRVPIVTEVNRIILSGSLNDYTVQSSVSTLKTADRASGRLKTISNVNLTLESLDTNTRYSPIQVDALMDVENDYPPRTSRKTLQNVRMIRTSPRENLPDENGEIRLSSCWKWFPSTDTVCYGDFGAEWEGVERAGTCGFLSLGKKAKCQRSFPGCEATACHSFFAQDLCSEFDGRLPVKRGGIDNCAPGFWRRRCCPN; translated from the exons ATGCAGTGGTTCCGATCACTATTGATTATTGTTTTGA tTGGCCTGGTATCTGTCGATGGTGCGTGGAAACAAAATCAAGAGTACAATTACAATGTTTATACAAAGACTCTTTCGGCATCAAAGGACGAAACATGGCATGGTGTGATTTTCCGAGCTCGTTTGACCATTCGTCCCGAATCAGATGAACTActaattggaaaatttagcCGACCGCAGTATGCAAAACTTCAAACATCGACAAGGCGCGCAGATTCGGATGTGAACGACTTGCATTACAACGATCTTCCCATGGAGCAACCATTCAATATTGTCTTGAAAAATGGAGTTGTTAAAGCGTTGCTTGTTAATCGTCGATTGAATGAGGACCAAGTGAATCAATTGAAGTTCGTCGTCAAATCGGTCATGAACCAGCTTCGACTTGACAGAAGTGCTCCATACCAAATGGACGGCGACAATGCTGCATACAACGTAAACGAGGAAACTATGTTTGGGAACTGTGCAACGGTTTACGAAATTTCGCCATTGCCACACTATTTGGCTCAGTCCAGCCGTGATCTGGTTCCATTACTCCGATTACAAAATCAAGAACAATATATCGACGTCGTCAAGAGCAGAGATTATACCAAATGCTTCCAGCGAAGAGACTCGGAGAGACTCCCTATCTCAAATAGAGTTCCAATAGTCACTGAAGTTAACCGCATCATCCTATCGGGTTCACTAAATGATTACACTGTGCAATCGTCAGTCTCAACTTTGAAAACGGCTGACCGTGCAAGTGGGCGGCTCAAAACAATATCCAATGTCAATTTAACATTGGAATCATTGGATACCAACACCAGATATTCTCCAATCCAGGTGGATGCTCTGATGGACGTTGAAAACGACTATCCACCAAGGACTTCGCGTAAAACTCTTCAAAATGTTCGTATGATAAGGACTTCCCCACGGGAAAATCTTCCAG atgaaaatggtgaaataCGGTTGTCCAGTTGTTGGAAATGGTTCCCTTCTACTGACACAGTTTGCTACGGCGATTTTGGTGCTGAGTGGGAAGGTGTTGAACGAGCTGGAACGTGCGGTTTTCTAAGCCTTGGAAAGAAGGCAAAGTGTCAACGTTCAT TTCCCGGATGTGAAGCAACAGCCTGTCATTCATTCTTTGCACAAGATTTGTGTAGCGAGTTCGATGGTCGTCTTCCCGTCAAAAGAGGTGGAATCGATAATTGTGCCCCGGGATTCTGGAGAAGGAGGTGTTGTCCGAATTAA